Proteins encoded by one window of Hafnia alvei:
- the pagP gene encoding lipid IV(A) palmitoyltransferase PagP, with product MKLVKTGRLYIGCLSLLAPAFVFAQTPITTNESPESHAKTQQDSSFWGSFTDQVKQTWDADNYELYVPLNTWHNRAMYDKEKTDRYNERPWGAGFGVYRYDENDNWHSLYAMVFKDSHNKIEPIIGYGFEWMWIPGDRDGWRFGAGYTASITARDDYSYIPIPLVLPLVSIEYNRLSIQTTYIPGTYNNGNVLFTWMRWKF from the coding sequence ATGAAACTAGTGAAAACAGGTCGCCTGTATATTGGTTGTCTATCGCTATTGGCGCCTGCCTTTGTTTTTGCGCAAACACCAATAACAACCAACGAATCACCTGAGTCACACGCAAAAACGCAGCAAGACAGCAGTTTTTGGGGCTCGTTTACCGATCAAGTCAAGCAAACTTGGGATGCCGATAATTACGAATTATATGTACCACTAAACACTTGGCACAACCGCGCCATGTATGACAAAGAAAAAACCGATAGATACAACGAACGCCCTTGGGGCGCGGGTTTTGGCGTCTATCGTTACGATGAAAACGACAACTGGCACTCATTGTATGCCATGGTGTTTAAAGACTCTCACAATAAAATTGAGCCTATTATCGGCTATGGTTTTGAGTGGATGTGGATCCCCGGGGACCGCGACGGCTGGCGCTTTGGCGCAGGATATACGGCCAGCATCACGGCTCGTGATGATTATTCTTACATCCCTATCCCACTTGTATTGCCTTTAGTTTCGATTGAATACAATCGTTTATCTATTCAAACAACGTATATTCCAGGAACTTACAATAACGGAAATGTCTTATTTACATGGATGCGTTGGAAATTTTAA
- the cysB gene encoding HTH-type transcriptional regulator CysB: MKLQQLRYIVEVVNHNLNVSSTAEGLYTSQPGISKQVRMLEDELGIQIFSRSGKHLTQVTPAGQEIIRIAREVLSKVDAIKAVAGEHTYPDKGSLYVATTHTQARYALPPVIKGFIERYPRVSLHMHQGSPTQIAEAVSKGNADFAIATEALHLYDDLIMLPCYHWNRAVVVKPDHPLAGKTSITIEELAEYPIVTYTFGFTGRSELDTAFNRAGLTPKIVFTATDADVIKTYVRLGLGVGVIANMAVDPVQDPDLVTVDTSDIFTFSTTKIGFRRSTFLRSYMYDFIQRFAPHLTRDVVDTAVALRSNEEIEAMFKDIKLPIK, encoded by the coding sequence ATGAAATTGCAGCAGCTTCGTTACATTGTGGAAGTAGTGAACCACAATTTAAATGTGTCATCGACCGCAGAAGGCCTGTATACCTCTCAGCCGGGTATTAGTAAGCAAGTACGAATGCTCGAGGATGAATTAGGTATCCAGATCTTTTCCCGCAGTGGAAAACATCTGACGCAGGTCACGCCAGCAGGACAAGAAATTATCCGCATTGCGCGTGAAGTTTTATCCAAAGTTGATGCCATCAAAGCTGTTGCAGGGGAACATACCTATCCAGATAAAGGATCGCTGTATGTGGCTACGACGCATACGCAAGCGCGTTATGCTTTGCCTCCGGTAATTAAAGGTTTTATCGAGCGTTATCCACGCGTGTCTCTGCATATGCATCAAGGCTCCCCGACGCAGATTGCGGAAGCAGTTTCTAAAGGGAACGCCGATTTTGCTATCGCGACCGAGGCCCTGCATCTTTATGATGATTTGATCATGTTGCCTTGTTACCACTGGAATCGCGCCGTGGTGGTCAAGCCCGATCACCCATTGGCTGGGAAAACCTCAATCACCATTGAAGAGCTGGCTGAATATCCTATTGTTACCTATACCTTTGGTTTTACGGGGCGTTCAGAGTTGGATACGGCCTTTAATCGTGCAGGTCTGACACCTAAGATCGTGTTTACTGCAACCGACGCTGATGTGATTAAAACCTACGTGCGTTTGGGGTTAGGCGTTGGGGTTATTGCGAATATGGCGGTCGATCCTGTTCAGGATCCCGATTTGGTCACGGTGGATACCAGCGATATCTTTACCTTTAGCACAACAAAAATCGGTTTCCGCCGCAGTACGTTCCTGCGTAGCTACATGTATGATTTCATCCAACGTTTTGCACCACATTTGACACGAGACGTTGTTGATACCGCGGTTGCATTGCGTTCTAATGAAGAAATTGAGGCAATGTTTAAAGATATAAAGCTGCCGATTAAATAA